From the Anopheles coustani chromosome X, idAnoCousDA_361_x.2, whole genome shotgun sequence genome, one window contains:
- the LOC131269495 gene encoding leucine-rich repeat serine/threonine-protein kinase 1, with the protein MLINAGANANVTSGARCDNKTALHLSAEHGHVSNIKVLLDAGASFIAKDRNGLTALDLAERSGHEACVELLKEAADTREQIRTQKHRALREAVTATDEGAVQLLLEGIGAEREIIVNMAPGGANTLLFIAAQAGSERIVQMLLSAGADGRAHAVTRYSPLYTAVHNGHAKVAAMLLERFPQLVQQVTVERWLPFHAACINGHSTVVEMLIRHPYAEELLSTYRSPNGELEWRLAFDPNAQDVAGQTALYVGCLLGNPQLVQTLLSWRVKCVRQSSENASSNTTTNPLSPTSRKISFGIQSIMSRLSLSGRSDPSMDAEGDDCEMRCPLDLDILCGAARETALLAAVRGGFLDVVTILLENGADPNVIARAVEDQNDPKSSDEIYGFSNVPLAEATRQKSLPMVELLLKHGARDDQSVALGIAVQNADEPIICRLLSIKAHPDPDYKINKKAFAGQEPSAAEYSASPLAFVKLGSNCTYSTLFPSTATMINWHSNNCRLGLIRMSWLSEAVLQCNRKLRAHPQCHRLALAALTRIDISHNTLTTLPAELFTLGSLRYLNAAQNKIERVPLPDELLPDYHCPVLEELYLQDNRLECVPATLFRLPSLTILDVSNNKLQELPFEMWKAPKLKELNVAFNFLKDLPSLPLAEAVPIGADCARLDLPSPGPPDGVPGALSRNRHVTSLELVKHHIWARSLEVTEQELRLVDARADSALSQLSSLNLANNLFTSIPLALPCLAVNLTRLNMSYNNLRSMGHVTSYPASLKQLDLGHNDISCWPSLPRLTASDPHLMCYNPQESKKQHTGAGDGGSNSITSLRTAVLKSVCCHRRHLRLESLRTLVLANNLLTRIQLSTDDVTTLGESEDAEWSLIGLAKSRLIFPNLSMLDISNNCLKEIPPAIHELTNLSVLNVSGNVDVTELPPHMGLLSRLWNLNTRGCPLQDPLRSMIESKKYKTMDIVGYLKSVYEDARPYARMKLMVVGVQGIGKTSLLEQLRSEGSARGKKPVDHWAKRMGHRHINQKTSRGANMSTVGVDIGDWVCEKKVRGQSNHGPVVFRTWDFGGQREYYATHQYFLSKRSLYLVLWRIIDGRRGLAEVLQWLGNIQARAPNSPVIIVGTHYDAVGETLPAKKAEELQQLIRDRFIAVSDAEKIGLPRVLDSIEVSCRTGHNIKLLAGLIYDTAFSLRPPGCKEPLLYQRVPASYLALEDVVAQIAAAQRQQGADPVLDAERYRQLVTHEMQQRGLKGFRDWSELNQATMFLHDNGVLLHYDDATLRDLYFLDPQWLCDMLAHVVTVREINPFARTGVMKMDDLQHVFKSSCLGSNNHRGYIVSLLNKFEVALSWDARTLLIPSLLPTEEDSNSDRMVTVKVSDLDPNRLIAFPYVTYSLILVNLIYSEEVAPEVQTVRHPDRSISRLLLMSYFPSGFWSRLITRVLADDQVVEAVRGLYPLPRELLDFGGTEELPALAAHWAVWQTGLALHYGPSTVVFKMREIAVTCPSSPYRNPMNRFKLKQDGIWCDIDLTTSSILEIHFPCSTLRVTVPGADGAPACELEPSVQCLTQLLALTVDHIDLLLEDWYPTLGTRFVHTSEGRFLVTRLVPCPRCLRECEERHAPNLPSQVKPCSAAHNQRAPIGERPAGGSLVGGESSGGGLNELPGILHDTNPAAGRKSQDSLGWSDCDSGVGQETADSSSETSIEGYPLVLTGEGSPSYSWMVEECILAAYDRKLVSCPVHGEIELSRITPDVNFMDLPERYLIRSSDISRGPLLGRGAFGFVFKATCKTRFAPTRPGGTSPGPATTINVAMKMLQPVAPGPRARQSAIIAYKAALGKWERDPLQHACKAYCTARQELAVLLTLRHPHIVPLVGVCTQPLALVLDLAPKGALDAVLRHYRRSGARIGPYCFQALVLQAAKAMEYLHQRRVIYRDLKAENILVWEFPEPHGADHPANAVHIKVADYGISRITLPSGSKGFGGTEGFMAPEIMRHNGEEEYTEKVDCFSFGMFLYELISLRQPFEGHEAVKECILEGGRPVLTHRETHFPSYCLDLMVLCWDQQPKVRPSASQIVSIATAPEFTHLLDVISLSHGGSVLDGIACMIASADEETTVASGYELWLPCSNSRIDILGGTAKGWQQYHRILCPQVKTGPAGSSGGGGSSQPTTPHLLKTIKLTTACAVESAVWIGDAEGNIYAFHAADCAHQFSYALEPSTPSPVVALVYLKKFHRVAAGLENGRLFLLDSTLIPSTCVSAEGSFVLSELGSGERLCSVTALWLSEDECELWCGERDDAISVFSLRHSHVSGQHHLTHFPAPVPVRGLSVALLYASADDYVFSYLAPSYILYQWRSSSKRVENKLDCTKLVPCSESLKSMPIDERLSPGKSQISALAVLGNELYIGTAWGCIIVVERGSLRPTTVFRPFEEDVRCIVPVVPAITGGGGITAPLVVTIGRGYRSLIERYTDATTSGTASMRQLATTPTSQDKRLKESLLRDRSNHIHALIWSAEHWAPI; encoded by the exons ACACCCGCGAACAGATTCGTACCCAGAAGCACAGGGCGCTACGTGAAGCGGTCACGGCGACAGATGAGGGTGCTGTGCAGCTGCTTCTGGAGGGCATCGGTGCCGAGCGGGAGATCATCGTCAACATGGCACCGGGCGGGGCAAACACGCTTCTCTTTAT CGCGGCACAGGCCGGTTCGGAGCGAATCGTGCAGATGCTGCTTTCGGCCGGAGCGGACGGGCGGGCCCACGCCGTCACGAGATACTCACCGCTGTACACGGCGGTCCACAATGGACACGCCAAGGTGGCCGCAATGCTGCTCGAGCGCTTTCCGCAGCTGGTGCAGCAGGTGACGGTCGAGCGCTGGTTGCCGTTCCACGCCGCGTGCATCAACGGCCACAGTACGGTGGTGGAGATGCTGATACGGCACCCGTACGCCGAGGAGCTGCTCAGCACGTACCGTAGCCCGAACGGGGAGCTCGAGTGGCGGCTCGCGTTCGACCCGAACGCGCAGGATGTGGCCGGCCAGACGGCACTGTACGTCGGCTGCCTGCTCGGCAACCCGCAGCTCGTGCAAACGCTGCTCTCGTGGCGCGTGAAGTGTGTCCGCC AATCATCGGAAAACGCCAGCAGCAATACCACCACCAATCCGCTCAGTCCCACCAGTCGGAAGATTTCTTTCGGCATCCAGTCGATTATGTCTCGGCTAAGTCTCAGCGGTCGCTCCGACCCGTCGATGGACGCCGAGGGTGATGACTGCGAGATGCGCTGCCCCCTCGATCTGGACATACTGTGTGGGGCGGCTCGGGAAACTGCACTGCTGGCGGCGGTGCGCGGTGGCTTTCTAGACGTCGTTACGATACTGCTAGAAAACGGGGCCGACCCGAACGTGATAGCGCGCGCCGTGGAGGACCAAAACGATCCCAA ATCGTCGGACGAAATCTACGGCTTTTCGAACGTCCCGCTCGCCGAAGCGACCCGTCAAAAGTCGCTGCCGATGGtggagctgctgctgaagcACGGAGCGCGGGACGATCAGTCGGTGGCGCTCGGCATCGCGGTGCAGAACGCCGACGAGCCGATCATATGCCGGCTGCTGTCGATCAAGGCGCACCCCGACCCGGACTACAAGATCAACAAGAAGGCGTTCGCCGGCCAGGAACCGTCGGCGGCCGAGTACAGTGCGTCGCCGCTCGCGTTCGTCAAGCTGGGCAGCAACTGCACCTACAGCACGCTGTTCCCCAGCACGGCCACGATGATCAACTGGCACAGCAACAACTGCCGGCTCGGGCTGATCCGGATGAGCTGGCTGAGCGAGGCGGTGCTGCAATGCAATCGCAAGCTGCGAGCGCACCCGCAGTGCCACCGGCTGGCACTGGCCGCGCTGACGCGCATTGACATCTCGCACAACACGCTCACGACCCTGCCGGCGGAGCTGTTCACGCTGGGCAGCCTGCGCTATCTGAACGCGGCCCAAAACAAGATCGAGCGGGTTCCGCTGCCGGACGAGCTG CTGCCCGACTACCACTGTCCGGTGCTGGAGGAGCTCTACCTGCAGGACAATCGGCTCGAGTGTGTGCCGGCCACGCTGTTCCGCCTGCCCAGCCTCACCATCCTGGACGTGTCGAACAACAAGCTGCAGGAGCTGCCGTTCGAGATGTGGAAGGCGCCGAAGCTGAAGGAGCTGAACGTGGCGTTTAACTTTCTAAAAGACCTACCCTCGTTGCCGCTGGCCGAAGCGGTGCCGATCGGGGCCGACTGCGCCCGACTCGATCTGCCTTCGCCCGGCCCGCCCGACGGTGTGCCCGGC GCGCTGTCTCGCAACCGGCACGTCACCAGCCTCGAGCTCGTTAAGCACCACATCTGGGCACGCTCGCTCGAGGTGACCGAGCAGGAGCTGCGGCTGGTGGACGCACGGGCCGACAGTGCCCTGTCGCAGCTGAGCAGTCTCAACTTGGCGAACAATTTGTTCACCAGCATCCCGCTGGCGTTGCCCTGCCTGGCGGTCAACCTGACGCGGCTCAACATGTCCTACAACAACCTGCGCTCGATGGGCCACGTCACGAGCTACCCGGCGTCGCTGAAACAGCTCGATCTCGGTCACAACGACATCAGCTGCTGGCCGAGCCTGCCGCGTCTGACGGCGTCCGATCCGCACCTCATGTGCTACAACCCGCAGGAGTCGAAGAAGCAGCACACGGGCGCTGGGGACGGTGG CTCGAACAGCATTACCTCGTTGCGGACGGCGGTACTGAAGAGTGTCTGCTGTCACCGGCGCCATCTACGGCTCGAGTCGCTTCGAACGCTCGTACTGGCGAACAACCTGCTCACGCGCATCCAACTTTCGACCGACGACGTGACGACGCTCGGCGAGTCGGAGGACGCCGAGTGGAGCCTGATCGGACTGGCCAAGTCACGGCTCATCTTTCCCAACCTATCGATGCTCGACATCAGCAACAACTGCCTGAAGGAGATCCCGCCCGCCATCCACGAGCTGACCAACCTGAGCGTGCTGAACGTCAGTGGCAACGTGGACGTGACCGAGCTGCCGCCACACATGGGGCTGCTTTCGCGGCTCTGGAACCTGAACACACGTGGCTGCCCGCTGCAGGATCCGCTGCGCTCCATGATCGAGAGCAAGAAGTACAAGACGATGGACATAGTCGGGTACCTCAAGTCGGTGTACGAGGATGCGCGCCCGTACGCGCGCATGAAGTTGATGGTGGTTGGCGTACAGGGCATCGGCAAGACTAGCCTGCTGGAGCAGCTGCGCAGCGAGGGGTCGGCCCGGGGCAAGAAGCCCGTCGACCACTGGGCGAAGCGGATGGGCCACCGGCACATCAACCAGAAGACGTCGCGCGGTGCTAACATGTCGACCGTCGGCGTAGACATCGGCGACTGGGTGTGCGAGAAGAAGGTCCGCGGCCAGTCCAACCACGGTCCGGTGGTGTTCCGCACGTGGGACTTTGGCGGACAGCGTGAGTACTACGCCACGCACCAGTACTTCCTGTCCAAGCGCAGCCTCTACCTGGTGCTGTGGCGCATCATCGATGGGCGGCGCGGGCTGGCCGAGGTGCTCCAGTGGCTCGGCAACATCCAGGCGCGTGCCCCCAACTCGcccgtcatcatcgtcgggaCGCACTACGACGCGGTCGGTGAAACGCTGCCGGCGAAGAAGGCCGAGGAGTTGCAGCAGCTCATCCGTGACCGGTTCATCGCCGTGTCGGACGCGGAGAAGATTGGGCTGCCGCGCGTGCTGGACTCGATCGAGGTGAGCTGCCGCACCGGCCACAACATCAAGCTGCTGGCCGGGCTCATCTACGACACGGCGTTCTCGCTGCGGCCGCCCGGCTGCAAGGAACCGCTGCTGTACCAGCGCGTCCCCGCCAGCTACCTGGCGCTCGAGGACGTGGTCGCGCAGATCGCGGCCGCTCAGCGCCAGCAGGGCGCCGACCCGGTGCTGGACGCCGAGCGCTACCGCCAGCTGGTGACGCACGAGATGCAGCAGCGCGGCCTCAAGGGCTTCCGCGACTGGTCCGAGCTGAACCAGGCCACCATGTTCCTGCACGACAACGGTGTCCTGCTGCACTACGATGACGCGACCCTGCGCGACCTCTACTTCCTCGATCCGCAGTGGCTGTGCGATATGCTGGCGCACGTCGTCACGGTGCGCGAGATCAACCCGTTCGCGCGCACCGGCGTCATGAAGATGGACGACCTGCAGCACGTTTTCAAGAGTTCCTGTCTCGGTAGCAACAACCATCGCGG ATACATCGTCAGTCTGCTGAACAAGTTTGAGGTAGCGCTTTCGTGGGACGCCCGGACCCTGCTGATACCTTCGCTGTTGCCGACGGAGGAGGACAGCAACTCGGATCGGATGGTCACGGTGAAGGTAAGCGATCTAGATCCGAATCGGCTCATAGCCTTTCCCTACGTTACGTATTCTCTTAT TTTagtaaatttgatttattcgGAGGAAGTT GCGCCGGAGGTGCAGACGGTCCGACATCCGGACCGCTCGATCTCCCGGCTGCTGCTCATGTCCTACTTCCCGTCCGGTTTCTGGTCGCGGCTCATCACGCGCGTCCTCGCCGACGACCAGGTGGTGGAGGCGGTGCGTGGTCTCTATCCGCTTCCGCGCGAGCTGCTGGATTTTGGCGGAACGGAGGAGCTGCCAGCGTTGGCGGCGCACTGGGCCGTGTGGCAGACGGGGCTGGCGTTGCACTACGGGCCGTCGACGGTGGTGTTCAAGATGCGCGAGATTGCCGTCACCTGCCCGAGCTCGCCGTACCGCAATCCGATGAATCGCTTCAAGCTGAAGCAGGACGGTATCTGGTGCGACATCGACCTGACGACCAGCTCCATCCTGGAGATACATTTTCCCTGTAGCACACTGCGGGTGACGGTACCGGGGGCTGATGGGGCTCCGGCGTGTGAACTCGAGCCGAGTGTGCAGTGCCTGACGCAGCTGTTGGCCCTCACCGTCGACCACATCGATCTGCTGCTGGAGGACTGGTATCCGACGCTCGGCACACGGTTCGTACACACGTCCGAGGGCCGGTTCCTGGTGACGCGTCTCGTGCCCTGTCCACGGTGTTTGCGTGAGTGCGAAGAGCGCCACGCACCCAACCTCCCGTCACAGGTGAAACCCTGCTCGGCGGCGCACAACCAGCGTGCACC CATCGGCGAACGGCCGGCCGGCGGATCGCTGGTCGGGGGCGAATCGAGCGGTGGCGGACTGAACGAACTACCTGGCATTCTGCACGATACGAATCCGGCCGCCGGCCGCAAGTCGCAGGACTCGCTCGGCTGGTCCGACTGTGACTCGGGCGTGGGCCAGGAGACGGCGGACAGCTCGAGCGAAACGTCCATCGAGGGCTATCCGCTGGTGCTGACGGGCGAGGGCTCCCCAAGCTACTCGTGGATGGTGGAGGAGTGCATCCTTGCGGCTTACGATCGGAAGCTGGTCTCCTGTCCGGTGCACGGCGAAATCGAACTCAGTCGCATCACGCCTGATGTG AACTTTATGGACCTGCCGGAGCGGTACCTGATCCGCTCGAGTGACATCAGCCGTGGGCCGCTGCTCGGGCGCGGTGCGTTCGGGTTCGTGTTCAAGGCGACGTGCAAGACCCGTTTCGCTCCGACCCGCCCCGGTGGCACCTCGCCCGGGCCCGCTACGACGATCAACGTCGCCATGAAGATGCTGCAGCCCGTCGCTCCGGGGCCACGCGCTCGCCAGAGCGCCATCATCGCGTACAAGGCGGCGCTGGGCAAGTGGGAACGCGATCCGCTTCAGCATGCCTGCAAAGCGTACTGTACGGCCCGGCAGGAGCTGGCCGTGCTGCTGACCCTTCGCCATCCACACATCGTGCCGCTGGTCGGTGTCTGCACGCAACCCCTGGCGCTCGTGCTCGACCTGGCGCCGAAGGGGGCGCTCGATGCGGTACTGCGACACTACCGGCGCAGCGGGGCCCGCATCGGGCCGTACTGCTTCCAGGCGCTCGTGCTACAGGCAGCCAAAGCGATGGAGTACCTGCACCAACGTCGCGTCATCTACCGCGACCTGAAGGCGGAGAACATTCTCGTCTGGGAGTTCCCGGAACCTCACGG CGCGGACCATCCCGCCAACGCGGTGCACATCAAGGTGGCAGACTATGGCATCAGCCGCATCACGCTGCCGTCCGGCTCGAAAGGTTTCGGCGGCACCGAGGGCTTCATGGCGCCGGAGATCATGCGGCACAACGGCGAGGAGGAGTACACCGAGAAGGTGGACTGCTTCTCGTTCGGCATGTTCCTGTACGAGCTGATCTCACTCCGGCAGCCGTTCGAGGGGCACGAGGCGGTGAAGGAGTGCATCCTCGAGGGGGGCCGGCCAGTGCTGACGCACCGCGAGACGCACTTCCCGTCCTACTGCCTCGACCTGATGGTGCTGTGCTGGGACCAGCAGCCGAAGGTGCGCCCGTCGGCCAGCCAGATCGTGTCGATTGCGACCGCGCCGGAGTTCACGCACCTGCTGGATGTGATCTCGCTGTCGCACGGTGGCAGCGTGCTCGATGGCATCGCCTGTATGATAGCGAGCGCGGACGAGGAGACGACGGTGGCGTCCGGGTACGAGCTGTGGCTGCCGTGCTCCAACTCGCGCATCGACATCCTCGGTGGGACGGCCAAGGGCTGGCAGCAGTACCACCGCATCCTGTGCCCGCAGGTGAAGACGGGCCCGGCGGGATCGAGCGGCGGAGG CGGGTCGTCGCAGCCCACCACGCCGCATCTGCTGAAGACGATCAAGCTGACGACGGCGTGCGCTGTCGAGTCGGCCGTCTGGATCGGCGACGCCGAGGGTAACATCTACGCGTTCCACGCAGCCGACTGCGCGCACCAGTTCTCGTACGCACTCGAGCCGTCGACACCGTCGCCCGTGGTGGCGCTCGTCTACCTGAAGAAGTTCCACCGCGTGGCGGCCGGGCTCGAGAACGGGCGCCTGTTCCTGCTCGACTCGACGCTCATCCCGAGCACGTGCGTGTCGGCCGAGGGCAGCTTCGTGCTGTCGGAGCTCGGTTCCGGCGAGCGGCTGTGCTCGGTGACCGCGCTCTGGCTGTCGGAGGACGAGTGCGAGCTGTGGTGCGGGGAGCGCGACGACGCCATCAGCGTGTTCTCGCTGCGCCACTCGCACGTGTCCGGCCAGCACCACCTCACGCACTTCCCGGCGCCCGTCCCGGTGCGCGGATTGAGCGTGGCGCTGCTGTACGCGTCGGCCGACGACTACGTGTTCTCCTATCTCGCGCCGAGCTACATCCTCTACCAGTGGCGATCGTCCAGCAAGCGCGTCGAGAACAAGCTGGACTGCACCAAGCTGGTACCGTGCTCGGAGAGCCTCAAGAGCATGCCGATCGACGAGCGGCTCAGCCCGGGCAAGTCGCAAATCAGCGCCCTGGCCGTGCTGGGCAACGAGCTGTACATCGGCACCGCCTGGGGCTGCATTATTGTGGTGGAGCGGGGCAGCCTGCGGCCCACCACCGTCTTCCGCCCGTTCGAGGAGGACGTACGGTGCATCGTGCCGGTGGTACCGGCCATCACCGGGGGCGGCGGTATCACCGCACCCCTGGTCGTCACCATCGGACGCGGCTACCGGTCGCTGATCGAGCGCTACACGGACGCGACGACAAGCGGGACCGCCTCGATGCGCCAGCTGGCAACGACGCCGACGAGCCAGGACAAGCGCCTCAAGGAGTCGCTGCTGCGCGACCGCTCCAACCACATACACGCGCTCATCTGGTCCGCCGAACACTGGGCTCCTATCTAA
- the LOC131269509 gene encoding putative mediator of RNA polymerase II transcription subunit 26: MLSPANLDEIKERISKNEEKINVLQAINNVLKERHEIESNYKNLAHKFKEMQDEEALRRAKVCSFDEARKKQLAELQAKGEALCREKAKLQHQIEHVTWHLEGCRRRRPCLARLPENCPLKGDAPSCLPHSPEKLKIMANMKSTADHLVRGIMDLRKKIHIVQDKLEHEVARKKEMEKKLAELRKEICRHNKCMQQQQQHQQHQQHHHHHQQHGHHHHHHHHHTVPGGGGGGGGGGGGHGTTSLPPIAKNCIATK; the protein is encoded by the exons ATGCTATCGCCCGCAAACCTGGATGAAATTAAGGAACgcattagcaaaaatgaagaGA AAATCAACGTCCTGCAGGCAATCAACAACGTGCTGAAGGAGCGCCACGAAATCGAATCGAACTACAAAAACCTGGCGCACAAGTTCAAGGAAATGCAGGACGAGGAGGCGCTCCGCCGGGCGAAGGTATGTAGT TTCGATGAGGCGCGCAAGAAGCAATTGGCGGAGCTGCAGGCGAAGGGAGAGGCACTCTGCCGGGAGAAGGCGAAGTTGCAGCACCAGATCGAGCACGTTACCTGGCACCTGGAGGGATGCCGGCGACGTCGACCCTGCCTAGCACGGCTGCCCGAGAACTGTCCGCTGAAGGGTGATGCACCGAGCTGCCTGCCCCACTCACCGGAGAAGCTGAAAATAATG GCGAACATGAAAAGCACTGCGGACCATCTCGTGCGCGGTATCATGGATCTGAGGAAGAAAATCCACATTGTTCAAGACAAGCTGGAGCACGAAGTCGCC CGCAAGAAGGAAATGGAGAAGAAGCTGGCGGAGCTGCGTAAGGAGATCTGTCGCCACAACAAGtgcatgcagcagcagcagcagcatcagcagcatcagcaacaccatcaccatcatcagcagcacgggcatcaccatcatcaccaccaccatcacacgGTGccgggtggtggaggtggcgggGGCGGCGGGGGTGGTGGCCACGGGACCACTTCGCTGCCACCGATCGCGAAGAACTGCATCGCGACCAAATAG
- the LOC131269506 gene encoding DNA damage-regulated autophagy modulator protein 1 yields the protein MSNLYLLPISVFLLFNFTFIGTYIAAVLQGHVVPTVPYISDAATYSPESCVFGQFINIGCVLLGITIYVRYRQIQEISYRHSDVRQALGRCSGAAFWIGIGSCLGISIVGNFQETNVRIVHYVGAFLSFGLGTVYFWIQSYISYYIQPYMGSMQKANLRLVLSVICTIFFIMVAVTGVISHVLFNGTDPRKWYPSDGGWEYHVASSISEWIVATTFCFYVLTFTDEFRTMRFDHPPLILLEIESSRSYEPIINEPSVAVIS from the exons ATGTCGAACCTGTATTTGCTTCCCATCTCGGTGTTTCTCCTGTTCAACTTTACTTTTATCGGAAC CTACATTGCCGCAGTGCTGCAGGGCCATGTCGTACCGACCGTGCCATACATCAGCGACGCGGCCACCTACTCCCCCGAAAGCTGCGTCTTTGGCCAGTTTATCAACATAGGATGTGTACTGC TTGGTATCACGATCTACGTGCGATATCGACAGATACAGGAAATATCCTACCGGCACAGTGACGTGCGTCAGGCACTTGGTCGCTGCAGCGGGGCTGCCTTCTGGATTGGCATCGGTTCCTGCCTCGGCATCAGCATCGTCGGCAACTTCCAGGAAACGAATGTGCGCATCGTCCACTATGTTGGCGCGTTTTTGAGCTTCGGGCTCGGCACGGTGTACTTCTGGATTCAGTCGTACATATCCTACTATATCCAGCCGTACATGGGCTCGATGCAGAAGGCGAACCTGCGCCTGGTGCTGTCGGTGATCTGCACCATTTTCTTCATCATGGTCGCCGTAACGGGCGTCATTTCGCACGTGCTGTTCAACGGAACCGATCCGCGCAAGTGGTACCCGTCGGACGGCGGCTGGGAGTACCACGTGGCCAGCTCGATCTCGGAGTGGATCGTTGCCACCACCTTCTGCTTCTACGTGCTCACGTTTACCGACGAATTTCGTACGATGCGCTTCGACCATCCGCCG CTCATACTGCTCGAAATCGAATCATCACGCTCGTACGAACCGATCATCAACGAGCCGTCGGTTGCTGTTATCTCGTGA